CTGGAAAGGCTGATGACCAACACGATCGGCATGATCGTGACCATCGAGCACAAGGGCAAAGGCGGCGCGATCCGCGTGGACTACCGCAGTCTGGAGCAGCTCGACGAGCTATGCCGGCGGTTGAAGGATGAGCGGTAGAGGGTTGGGGTTGCGCCATATTTAGCCGGCGAATGAAGTTCTGGCTTAGGATGAAGAAAGGGCTTGGCGGTTGCCGGCCCTTCTTTTTATTGGCGATTGCCGAAGGGATCGAACTGCTGATCTCTCCCCTTGAGGGGGAGATGGCCGGCAGGCCAGAAGGGTCGTCTCCCATCAAGCGCCGACCTCGTTTGTCGTTGCGAAAGGCGCCAGCGCTCCACGCGCCGCGAGGTTGTGTGCGTCAAGTTCTGCAAAATGGGCGATCATGAAACTGGTCATGCGGCTTGGCGTAGAGCGAGCTTCTTGTGCTCGCGCAGATCATCCATGTTGATATAGCGGTTGGCCTCCATCCAGTTTTCGTTGGTTTCGACGGCCAGCGCCCTGACCAGGCGCAGGCAGCTTTCGGCGTTCGGGAAGATGCGCACGACATAGGTGCGCCGGCGGATTTCCTCGTTGAGCCGTTCAAGCATGTTGGTGGACTTGAGGTGCTTGTGATGCTGACGCGGCAGCCGGAAGAAAGTCAGCGTCTGTTCTATGGCTTCTTCCGCCCAGGTGGTCAGCCGCGGGTAGCGGGCGGACCATTTGGACAGCCACGCGGCGAGATCGGCCTTGGCCTCGGCGAGATCGCGCCGGTCGTAGAGCCAGCGCAGTTCCTGCAGACAATCGTCGCCGTGCTTCCTGGGCAGGTGATCGAGCGCGTTCCTGAGGAAGTGGACGTAGCAGCGCTGCCATGCTGCTTCCGGGATCACCTCGCCGATCGCCGCGACCAGGCCGGCATGGTCGTCGGACACGGCCAGTTCGACGCCCTTGAGACCGCGTCGTTTCAAGCCGACGAGGAAGTCCTTCCAGGCCGAGCGGCTCTCGCGATTGGCCATCTCCACGGCCAGGATCTGCCGGCGCCCGTCCCAGTCGATGCCGACCGCGATCAGCACCGCCTGGCTCATCACGATGCCGGCTTCGCGCACTTTCTCGTAGCGGGCATCGAGAATGAGGTAGGGGAATGGCTCCTGAAGCGGTCGTTCGGCAAACGCCTTCAGGCTCTCGTCCAAGCGCTTGTTGATGGCCGAGATCGACGAAGCCGAGAACGCATGACCGCACAGCTCTTCCGTGATCGCCTTGACCTTGCGGGTCGACACGCCCTGGACATACATCTCGGCCAGCGTCGCCACCAAGGCCCGCTCGGAACGCTGGTAGCGCTCGAACAGCTCGGTGGAGAAGTGACCCGCCCGGTCCTGTGGAACCCGCAGCTCAAGCTTGCCCACCCGGGTGACCAGGGTGCGGCCGTAGTAACCCGAGCGATACCCAAGGCGCTCAGGCGTGCGTTCGCCCTTCGAAGCACCCAGCGCCTCCTCCATCTCGGCCTCGAGAACCTCCTGCATTACCGCACGGATCACTTCGTGCAGCCCCTCCGGGTTCGAAAGCAGAATGTCTTTGACGGCAGCGCTGGTCGATTTACCTTCTGTCTTGGTCATGGTGGCGTTCCTTCCAGGAATCGGTGACGTTGAACATCACCAGCCTGCCATGACCGCCCTCTCTCAGCGAATTTGCAGAACTCTCAGCACACTACCCGCCGCGACCCCCCTCTGTCGCCTTTGGCGACATCTCCCCCTCAAGGGGGAGATCACCGCTGCGCCAGCCTCGCGCTCTCCACCGCAATGCCGAGCAGCGCCTGCCGCGCCAGCGCTTCCGACAAATCCGGCCTGCGCCTGGTCTGCAGCACGGCCGATTGCAGCCGGTTCAGCGCGCGGCTGAGCGCCTCGACGTTCCAGCGCTCCAGCGCCTTCTCCACCAGCTTGCGCCGCGAGAAAAACACCGGCGGACGGGCGCCGGCCACTGCCGAGGCGGCGTTGCGGCCGGCGGTGTCCATCTGGCCGCGCATGACCTGAAGCTGCTGCAGCTGCCGCATCGCCGAGGACAGTACCAGGAAAGGATGGCCGCCGGACAGGCAGTGGCGGGTGAAGGCGGTGTCGAAGTCACCGATCCTGCCCTCCAGCACAGCATCGACCGCGTCGTCGAAGGAGGCGCCGGAGACGTCGCCGGACATCGCCCTTACGTCGTCGAGGCTGATGTCCTTCTGGCCGTGGGCATAAAGCACCAGTTTTTCGATCTCACCGCGTGAGGCCAACCGGTCGCCGCCGAGATTGCGGCGCAGCGCCTGGCGTGCGTCGAGCGCCATCGACATGCCGGCCTTGCGCAACTCGTCGTCGATGACGCTGTCGATGTCGCGGGCTTCATCGGCGTAGCAAGGCAGCGCCATGGCGGTGTCGGCGGCCTCGACGATCGCGCGCAGTCCGACGCCCTTTTTCAGGTCGCCGGCCTCGATGAGAATGATGGCGTCGCGCGCGGGCTCCGCGGTCAGCGCCTTGACGTCGTCGGCCAGGGCCTTCTGGCCGCTGGCATTTCGCACCCACAGAAGCCGCCGGTCGGAGAACATCGGCACGGTGCGGGCTTCGTCGAGCAGCCGGCCCTGGTCGCGATCGACCTCCGCGCCATCGAGCCGGACGACTGAGAACGGATCGTCGAGCGACAGGCCGGTTTTCGCGGCAAAGGCTTTGGCCCGCTCGGCGACCAAGCCGCGGTCGGGACCGTAAAGCAGGACGATCGATATGCGCGCGTCAGGCTTCGCCAGCCACGAATCGACCTCGTATCCTTTTTTCTGCGCCATGGAGGGTGGTTAGCATGATGCGGTCGCTGAGTGAACGTTCTCCAAAGCGTTCGAGACCTTGGCGCCCTTCCTCTCCCTCCGGAGGGGGGAGAGGTGGCTCGGCGAAGCCGAGACGGAGTGGGGGAGCCACGTGGCAATCGCCGCGAACGGACAAAGGAAGGGCACTATTTCAAGCATTGCCTAGCGCCCAAGGGTCGACCCCCACTCCGTCGAGCTTCGCTCGACACCTCTCCCCCGATCACGGGGAGAGGAAAGCGCGAGTTCGCCGACCTTGGTGCTTTATCTCTCCCGGATGCCGTGAAGTGACTATCTACCGGAAATCCTGCAAAACTTTGCGCCTAATTGCGCGCTGCTCCCCAACATCGACAAGAAATTTCGCAGACATATCTGCATCTTGGGGTCGCCTGCCGGCCGTGACGCCGGATGGGTTGCGGCGCCCCATGAATTGGCGCTGTGCCGGGCGCGCGGATGTGCAAATATCGACGCAGCAAATGGGAGGACCATGGTCATGACCGATGCTGGGATGTTGCGGTTTCATGTGCCGGAGCCGGAAGTGCGGCCGGGCGGAACGCCCGACTTCTCCAACGTGCCGATCCCCAAGGCCGGCTCGGTGCCGCGACCGGACATCGATGTCGATCCGCGCACCATCCGCGACATGGCGTTTTCGATCATCCGCGTGCTCAACCGCACCGGTGAGGCGGTCGGGCCGTGGGCCGGGCTGCTCACCGACGAGGAGCTGCTCGAGGGGTTGCGCCACATGATGACGCTGCGCAGCTTCGATGCGCGCATGCAGATGGCGCAGCGCCAGGGCAAGACTTCGTTCTACATGCAGCATCTGGGCGAAGAGGCGGTGAGCTGCGCTTTCCGCAAGGCGCTGATGCCGGGCGACATGAATTTCCCGACCTATCGGCAAGCCGGCCTGCTCATAGCCGACGGCTATCCGATGGTCACGATGATGAACCAGATCTATTCCAACGAGGCCGATCCGCTCAAAGGGCGGCAGCTGCCGATCATGTATTCGTCGAAGGAGCACGGCTTCTTCTCGATCTCCGGCAATCTGGCGACGCAATACATCCAGGCGGTCGGCTGGGCGATGGCTTCCGCTATCAGCAACGATTCGAAAATCGCGGCGGCGTGGATCGGCGACGGCTCGACGGCCGAATCCGATTTCCATTCCGCACTGGTGTTCGCCTCAACCTACAAGGCGCCGGTCATCCTCAACGTCGTCAACAACCAGTGGGCGATCTCGACGTTTCAAGGCATTGCGCGTGGCGGCTCCGGCACCTTTGCCGCGCGCGGCCTCGGCTTCGGCATTCCGGCGCTGCGCGTCGACGGCAATGATTATCTCGCCGTGCATGCCGTGGCCAAATGGGCGGCGGAGCGGGCGCGGCAGAATCTCGGGCCGACGCTGATCGAATATGTCACCTACCGTGCCGGCGCGCATTCGAGCTCGGACGATCCGTCGGCCTATCGGCCGAAGACGGAATCCGACGCCTGGCCGCTCGGCGATCCGGTGATGCGGCTGAAGAACCATCTGATCCAACGCGGCGTCTGGTCGGACGAGCGTCACGCCCAGGCCGAAGCGGAAATCCTCGAGACGGTGATCGCGGCGCAGAAGGAAGCTGAAGGCCACGGCACGCTGCATGCCGGCGGCAAGCCGTCGACGCGCGAGATGTTCGAGGGCGTGTTTGCCGAGATGCCGCCGCATCTCAGGCGCCAGCGCCAGCAGGCGGGAGTCTGACCATGCCGAGACGGACCATGATCGAGGCGATCCGCGACGCCATGGACGTGTCGATGGCGCGCGACGAACGCGTCATCGTCTATGGCGAGGATGTCGGCTTCTTCGGGGGTGTCTTCCGCTGCACGGCAGGCCTGCAAGCGAAGTACGGCAAGACCCGCTGCTTCGATGCGCCGATCAACGAATCCGGCATTGTCGGCTCCGCCATCGGCATGGCCGCCTATGGGCTGAAGCCATGCGTGGAAATTCAGTTTGCCGACTACATGTACCCGGCTTACGACCAGCTGACGCAGGAAGCAGCACGCCTGCGCTACCGCTCGAACGGCGATTTCACCTGTCCGATCGTGGTCCGCATGCCGACCGGCGGCGGCATTTTTGGCGGCCAGACGCACAGCCAGAGCCCGGAAGCGCTGTTCACCCATGTGTCGGGGCTGAAGACGGTGGTGCCGTCCAATCCTCATGATGCCAAGGGGCTGCTGATCGCGGCGATCGAGGATCCCGATCCGGTGATTTTTCTGGAGCCGAAGCGGCTCTATAACGGACCGTTCGATGGCCATCACGACCGACCGGTGACGCCATGGTCGAAGCATGAACTGGGCGAGGTCGCCGACGGCCATTACACGGTGCCGCTCGGCAAGGCGGCGATCCGCCGGGCGGGCTCGGCCGTCACCGTGCTCGCCTACGGCACCATGGTCTATGTCGCGCAGGCGGCGGTGGAAGAAACCGGCATCGATGCCGAGATCATCGATTTGCGGACCCTGCTGCCGCTCGATCTCGACGCGATAGTCGCTTCGGTGAAGAAGACCGGACGCTGCGTCGTCGTGCACGAGGCGACACTGACCTCCGGCTTCGGCGCCGAGCTGTCGGCGCTGGTGCAGGAAAATTGTTTCTACCATCTGGAAGCGCCGGTGGCGCGCGTCACCGGTTGGGACACGCCCTACCCGCATGCGCAGGAATGGGATTATTTCCCGGGGCCGGCCCGTGTCGGCCGCGCGCTTCTCGAAACCATGGGAGCCTAGGGATGGGCGAACACATCATCAAGCTGCCGGATGTCGGTGAAGGCGTCGCCGAGGCCGAACTTGTGGAGTGGCACGTCAAGGTCGGCGACCTCGTGCGCGAGGACTCGGTGCTTGCCGCCGTGATGACCGACAAGGCGACGGTGGAAATACCTTCGCCGGTCGATGGCGAGATTCTGTGGCTGGGCGCCGAGATCGGCGACACGGTGGCGATCGGCTCGCCGATCGTGCGGCTGAAGGTGGCGGGTGAAGGCAATGTGAAGGATGCGCTGCCGGGCGAGGCCAGCGCCAAGAGCACCCCCACCCCTGCCGGGGCGAGCCACGGGTCTCGCCAGTCCTCCGGACCCCCACAAGAGGGAGGCGTTTCGGCCACGAAATCCGACGCCAAGTCGCCACCACCTGCACCAGCAGCCAAAAGCGCACGGGCAGCTGAGACTGAATCCCCCACCCCCTTGTGGGGAGGGGCTAAGGGTGGGGGTGCTGCGCCGACATCTAAAGGTGCGGCACCCTCCGGCGCGCCGCGCCCGGAGGGTGAAAAGCCCCTGGCGTCGCCCGCCATCCGGCTCAGGGCGAAGGAGGCGGGGATCGATCTGCGCCAGGTGTCGGGTACCGGCCCTGCCGGCCGCATCAGCCACGAAGATATCGAGGCATTCCTGGCACGCGGACCGCAGGTAGCGAAGGCGTCGGGTCTGGCGCGCAATGACAGCGTCGAGGATATCAAGGTCATCGGACTGCGGCGCAAGATCGCCGAAAAAATGTCGCTGGCGAAGTCACGCATCCCGCACATCACCTATGTCGAGGAGATCGACGTCACAGCACTTGAGGAGTTGCGCGCGGCGCTCAACAAGGAAAAGCGCAAGGGTGTGGAGAGGCCGAAGCTGACGCTGCTGCCGTTCCTGATGCGGGCGATGGTCAAGGCGATTGCCGACCAGCCCAACATCAACGCGCTGTTCGACGACGAGGCCGGCATCATCCATCAGCATGGCGGCGTCCATATCGGCATTGCCGCGCAGACGCCGTCGGGCCTGGTGGTGCCGGTGGTCAAGCACGCCGAGGCGCGCGACCTCTGGGATTGCGCGGCCGAGCTCAACCGCCTGGCCGAAGCGGCGAAGTCCGGCACGGCCAGCCGCGACGAGCTGTCGGGATCGACCATCACCATCACCTCGCTCGGCGCCATGGGCGGCGTGGCGACGACGCCAGTCATCAATCATCCTGAGGTGGCGATCGTCGGCGTCAACAAGATGATGGTGCGGCCGGTCTGGGACGGCACCCAGTTCATCCCGCGCAAGATGATGAACCTGTCGTCGAGCTTCGACCACCGGGTGGTCGACGGCTGGGACGCGGCGGTGTTTGTGCAGCGCATCAAGGCGCTGATTGAGACGCCGGCGCTGATATTTGTGGATTGAGGGGCGGAACAAGCGAGATGACGGCGGGACAGCGCGCCCCTCTGCCTTACCCGGCATCTCCCCCACAAGGGGGGAGATGGGACGTCACGCAGGGTTTCGCCAATCTCCATCGTTGCAGGAATGAGCGAAGCGAAGAAGCTGCTGATCTCCCCCTCGTGGGGGAGATGTCCGGCAGGACAGAGGGGGGCGCGAAGGATCGCGACGGAACATTCCCTCGCATCAAAGGGTCACGCCATGAAAGAAATCTCCTGCAAGCTGCTGGTCATCGGCGCCGGGCCCGGCGGCTACGTCTGCGCTATCCGTGCCGGCCAGCTCGGCATCGATACGGTGATCGTCGAAGCTGGCAGGCCGGGCGGCACCTGTCTCAATGTCGGCTGCATCCCGTCCAAGGCGATGATCCATGCGGCGGAAGAGTTCGAGAAGGTCGCGCATATGGCCGGCGGCAGCAGTCCGCTCGGCATCTCGGTAGCAGCGCCCGTGCTCGATCTCGGCAAGACGGTTGCGTGGAAGGACGGCATTGTTAGCCGGCTGACCGGGGGCGTTGCCGGGCTACTGAAGAAGGCCAAGGTCAAGACCGTCTATGGCTGGGCGACGTTCCGCGACGGCAAGACCGTCGCGGTCGAGACCGAGACCGGCACCCAGATCATCCGCGCCGAAACGGTTGTGATCGCCACCGGCTCGGCGACGGTGGAACTGCCGTTCCTGCCGTTCGGCGGCCCGGTGATTTCATCCACAGAAGCGCTGGCTCTCGGCGAGGTGCCGAAAAAGCTCGCCGTGGTCGGCGGCGGCTATATCGGGCTGGAACTAGGCATGGCGTTCGCCAAAATGGGCGCCGCGGTGACCGTGGTCGAGGCCTTGCCGCGCGTGCTGGCCCAGTATGATGCGGAACTGACCCGGCCGGTGGTGAAACGGCTCACCCAGCTCGGCATCGAGGTCATGCTCGGTGCGAACGCCAAGGGGGTCAAGGGCGGCGCGCTGCTGGTCGAGACCGCGGACGGCAAGAGCGCCAGAATTGCCGCCGACAAGATCCTGGTCACGGCCGGCCGCAAGCCGGTGACGGAGGGCTGGGGCCTCGATCAGATCGATCTCGACATGGCCGGCAAGTTCATCAAGATCGACGACCAGTGCCGCACCTCGATGCGCGGCATCTATGCCATTGGCGACGTCACCGGCGAGCCGATGCTGGCGCACCGGGCGATGGCGCAAGGCGAAATGGTGGCCGAGATCGTCGCCGGCCACAAGCGCAGCTGGGACAAGCGCTCGATCCCGGCCGTCTGCTTCACCGATCCGGAGCTGGTGACGGCAGGGCTAACGCCGGAGGAGGCGAAGGCTTCAGGCGAAATCAAGATCGGCCAGTATCCGTTTGCCGCCAACGGTCGCGCGATGACCAAGCTCGGCGAGGACGGGTTCGTCCGGGTGGTCGCCCGCGCGGACAACCATCTGGTGCTGGGCATCCAGGCGGTCGGGCAAGGCGTGTCGGAGCTGGCGGCGGCATTCGGCCTGGCGCTGGAAATGGGCGCGCGGCTGGAGGATATCGCCGGCACCATCCATGCGCATCCGACGCAAGGCGAAGGCTTCCAGGAAGCGGCGCTGAAGGCGCTGGGCCACGCGCTGCATATTTGAAGTGCGCTTACCCTCCCCTTGTGGGGAAGGGTCGATCCGCGTAGCGGAGCGGGGTGGGGGTCCTCGCCGACCGTCAGCGCTCACCCCCACCCCGTCTCGCCATCTCCGCTTCGCTCCGACCGCGAGCCGACCCTCCCCACAAGGGGGAGGGTGGCCGCTCAGCCGTTGGTTGTCGCAGATCAGCGGAATGTACTAAGTGTCGGTCCATGGACACCGGCCTGAAGAAATACATCGCCATACGCTACAACATCGCCGCTGGCTTCAAGCCAAGCCAGTGGGACGGAAAGGGCCGCGCCAATCTCGACCCGGTCTGGCTGGTCGAGCGCCTGGCGTTGTTCGACACCTATTGCGCGTCGTCGCTCGAAGGCCAGTCGCTGAAGGATTTTACCGTCCTTCTGGCGTTCGATGCCGATACGCACGAGAACTATATTCGCACCGTGTGCAGCTGCGTGGCCGGTGTCGACGTCAGGCCGATCCTTGTCGAGGCGGGCGAGGATTACAATGATCGCTTCAATGCCTTCGTCCAGGCCGATACCGATGCCGACTATGTTTCGCTCACGCGGCTCGACAGCGACGACGCGCTGGCGCCGACCTTCATGGAGCGCGTCGAGCACTACGCGCGCCGGGAGATCGAAAAGCGTGTGGTGGACCTGCAGCCGCTCTACATTGCCTTTCCGGACGGCCAGAATTTCGACACGGCAAGCGGACGCTACACGCACCACGACTATGTCACGTCGGCGTTCGGCACGCTGGTCGAAAGGAGATCGCCGGCGATGAGCGGCGTCTACAGCGAGCACCACGCAAAAATGGCGACGCGCTTCAACACCGTCGTGGCGGCATCGAAGGGCGCGCAATGGTGCATCGTCATCCATGACAACAACGCCGCCAACGTGTTGAGGGGGAAGCCGGTCTCGGGGCCCTCCTTCACGGTGGGCCGACCGGGTGTCGAACCCAAGGTGCCAGCGCGAAGGCAAAGCGCGCCACGACAGGCGACGCAGCCCCGCATGGCGCCGCGGACCGCAGGCAACTTCATCCGGTTTCTGCTCGGACGACCGATGGCTCTGCGGAAGTAGCGGGCGCTTCACCCTCCCCCTTGTGGGGAGGGTCGATCGCGGAGCGGAGCGGGGTGGGGGTCCTCGCCAACCGTCGGCGCTCACCCCCACCCCGTCTCGCCATCTCCGCTTCGCTCCGATTGCGCGCCGACCCTCCCCACAAGGGGGAGGGTGAAGTAGCTCAGCTTGCCAGCCGGCTTACCATCTCGTGCTGCGCATAAGCGCGCCCAAAACGATTGGCGAGAAACGCATCCAGCGCGATGTTTTCCTGCTTGACGAAGCCGGTCGCCGGCAAGGTGCCGTCGGCCAGCATGTCGAGCACGGCGCAGATGCCGGAGGCGGTGGTGATCTGGATTGCGCTGCGCACCTGGTTGCCGATGCGCTGCGAATAGATCTTGTTGGCGTAGGTTTCCTGCAGCAGGCGGCCATTGCGGCGGCCCGAGACGGTGACGAAGACGATGACCACATCCTGCAGCGTTGCCGGCAGGGCGCTCTCGAAGATATCCTTCAGCACGTCGCGGCGGTGGCGCAGGCCGAGATCGTTGAGCAGCGCCTTCATGATCGCCGCGTGGCCGGGATAGCGGATGGTGCGGTAGTTCAGCGTGCGCACCTTGCCCTTCAGCGTCTCGGCCAGCGTGCCGAGACCGCCGGAGGTGTTGAAGGCCTCATAGGTGACGCCGTCGAGCGAGAACTCTTCGCGCTCCTCCAGCGGCGGCACCTCGATCAGCTCGCCCTCGACGATCGCCTCGCAGGGTTCGCAATATTCGTTGATGACGCCGTCGGTGCTCCAGGTCAGATTGTAGTTCAGCGCATTGGACGGGTATTGCGGCAGCGCGCCGACGCGCATGCGAACGCTTTCCAGCGTGTCGAAGCGGCTGGCGAGATCATTGGCGACAATCGAGATGAAGCCCGGCGCCAGGCCGCATTGCGGAATGAAGGCGCTGTTGCCCGACTTGGCCAGCTCCTTGACGCGGCGGGTCGAGACGACATCCTCGGTCAAATCGAGATAGTGCACGCCGGTTGCGGCGGCCGCTTCGGCGATGCGCGTGGTCAAATGGAAGGGGGCGGCGCTCAGCACGGCGAAGGCGCCGGCAAGGGCGGCCTCGAGTGCGCCCGGCGCCGCGATATCGAGCTCCAGCCCCTCGACGCCGGCGGGAAGTTCGGCCGCGGCAAGCTGCACCGCCGCGCGGTCGATAACGGTGACGTGGTAGTCGCCGCTGTCGGCGAGCATGCCTGCAATGGTGGAGCCGATCTTGCCGGCGCCGACGACGATGATTTTCTTCATGACCTTGCCCCTCGTGAAAACTCTTTGGCCCAGACCGCCGCGCGGTGGACGCGATGCCTTCAAGAATCGCAGCTTGCCTGTCGAAAGGAAGCGTGGGATCGTTCGAAATGAACCCTGCAATTGAACGATACGCCGACGAGGTTCGTCGAAATGCTCAGTGACGCCGAACAAAAACTGCTTTCCCTGCTGCGCGCCAATGCCCGCGCGTCGACCACTGAGCTGGCGCGCCAGCTCGGCGTTTCGCGCACGACAGTGCAGAGCCGGATCGAGCGGCTGGAACAGCGCGGCATCATCACCGGCTATGGCGTGCGGATGGCGCCGGACTACGAGCAGGGGCTGGTGCGGGCGCATGTGCTGCTCACCGTCACGCCCAAGCTCGCCGACAAGGTGGTGCGGGCGCTGCAGGCGCTGCCGCCGGTGAGGACGCTGCATTCGGTGAGCGGCAATTTCGACATGATCGTCATCGTCGACGCGCCGTCGATCAGGGATCTGGATGCGTTGCTGGACGAGATCGGGGCGATGGACGGGGTCGAGCGGACGTCGTCGTCGATTATTTTGTCGACACGGATCGATCGGTAGGTGGAACGCATGAGCCGCTAATCTCCCCCGTGCGGGGGAGATTAGCGGCAGGCCAGAGGGGGTCGGTTCGACTGGGCTCGGCCTACCTGCCGCTGCAGAAGGAGGTTAGCGCTCCACGCGAGGCGACCCCCTCTGTCGCCTTCGGCGACATCTCCCCCTCAAGGGGGGAGATTAGCTGCTAAGCCCGCCGCCTTTCCGGCCCGCTATCCAGCCACGCCACATCCTCCGCCGACAGCTTGATATCCAGCGCCTTCAAACTGTCCTCCAACTCGTCCAGCGTGCGCGGGCCGATCAACGGCACCGACGGAAAAGGCTGCGCCAGCACATAGGCGAGCGCGATGTGGATCGGACTTTTGCCCAGGCGCTGCGCCAGCTCGATGGCACGGTCGCGGCGGCCGAAATTTTTCTCGGAATACCAGACCCGCACCAGCTCCTCATTGTCCTGCTTGTCGCGGCCGGCGCGGTCGGTGAAGAAGCCGCGGCCCTGGCTCGACCAGGCGAAGTTGGGCATCTGCCTTTTCGTCAGCCAGGATTTCCAGTCGTCGGTGGACGAGGTGATGCAGCCGGCCCAGATCGGTTCCAGCATCTCGGCCAGCGAGAAATTGTTGGAGAGCACGCCGGGCTTCTGCTTGCCGGTGCGCTCGGCATAGGCAATCGCCTCGTCCATGCGCGCCATCGTCCAGTTCGAGCCGCCGAACGGGCCACGGATGCGGCCGGCCTTGACCTCGGCGTCCATCGCATCGACGAATTCGCCGACCGGCACATCCGGGTTGTCGCGGTGCATGAAATAGAGGTCGACATGGTCGGTCTGCAGCCGGTCCAACGACTGGGCGAGCTGCTTGCCGATGACATCGGGATAGCAGAGCGGCGAGTGGGCGCCCTTGGCGATGATCACCGACTGCTCGCGCACGCCGCGATTCCTGAGCCATTGGCCAAGCAGCGTTTCGGTGTAGCCGGCGCCGTAGACATAGCCGGTATCGAACAGATTGCCGCCGGTCTCGAAGAAGGCGTCGAGCAGGATTGCGCCCGACGAGAAGGTGCGGAAATCCTCAAAGCCGAGCGCCACCACGGAGGCCGGCTTCGACAGGCCCGGAATCTTGCGCTTGCCGATGGCCGTGCCGCCGGTGCGCAGCGGCCGGCCCGAAATGGTGTTGGTTCGCTTAGCCGGCTTTTCGATCTCATATTCGAGCCCGACGGCGGCGCGCCATCTGTCGAGGACGCGCAGCGTGCCGAGGCTGTCGGCCCAGCTCATGCCCGGCCAGGCGAACTCCTGTTTGCCGGCCAGGATCGCCTCGCCGGCGGCGTCGACCTCGAAGGAATAGAGATGGCGGGTTTCGTTGACGCTGATGGTATCGCGCGTGTCGTCGGCGAGGATTACATCGATCCGGCCAGGGCCGCCATCGCGGTTGCCGCCGCCGGCGAACCAGAAATCCGGCACTTCGATGCGGCCCTTGGTGCCGAGGATGCGCAGCACATTGTCCTGTTTGAGCGAGATGCTGCAGGATACCTCGGCGACGATGCCACCGGGAAAATGCAGCAGCGCCGAGGCCCATTCGTCGACGCCGGACTTGCCGAGATGGGCGGTGCCGACAACCTTGTCCGGCTCGGCGAAGGGTTTTCCAGTCGCAGCCCCGGCAATCAGCCGCACCATCGAGACGGGATAGCCGCCGACATCGAGGATGCCGCCGCCGGCGAGATCGTTGGCGTAGAGCCGGTGCTCGGGCATGAAGCCCGGCATGGCGAAGCCGAAGCTCGACTTCATCAGCCTGACATCGCCGATGACGCCCGACTTGATGAGTTCCACCAGCTTCGCCGTCTGCGGGTGCAGCCGGTACATGAACGCTTCGCCGAGGAAGGTGCCGGCCTTGCGCGCAGCATGGATCATGGCGTCGGCCTCGAAGGCGGTCAGCGCCAGCGGCTTTTCGCACAGCACATGCTTGCCGGCTTCCGCCGCCTTGATTGCCCATTCGGCATGG
This region of Mesorhizobium sp. C432A genomic DNA includes:
- a CDS encoding glycosyltransferase is translated as MDTGLKKYIAIRYNIAAGFKPSQWDGKGRANLDPVWLVERLALFDTYCASSLEGQSLKDFTVLLAFDADTHENYIRTVCSCVAGVDVRPILVEAGEDYNDRFNAFVQADTDADYVSLTRLDSDDALAPTFMERVEHYARREIEKRVVDLQPLYIAFPDGQNFDTASGRYTHHDYVTSAFGTLVERRSPAMSGVYSEHHAKMATRFNTVVAASKGAQWCIVIHDNNAANVLRGKPVSGPSFTVGRPGVEPKVPARRQSAPRQATQPRMAPRTAGNFIRFLLGRPMALRK
- the lpdA gene encoding dihydrolipoyl dehydrogenase; translation: MKEISCKLLVIGAGPGGYVCAIRAGQLGIDTVIVEAGRPGGTCLNVGCIPSKAMIHAAEEFEKVAHMAGGSSPLGISVAAPVLDLGKTVAWKDGIVSRLTGGVAGLLKKAKVKTVYGWATFRDGKTVAVETETGTQIIRAETVVIATGSATVELPFLPFGGPVISSTEALALGEVPKKLAVVGGGYIGLELGMAFAKMGAAVTVVEALPRVLAQYDAELTRPVVKRLTQLGIEVMLGANAKGVKGGALLVETADGKSARIAADKILVTAGRKPVTEGWGLDQIDLDMAGKFIKIDDQCRTSMRGIYAIGDVTGEPMLAHRAMAQGEMVAEIVAGHKRSWDKRSIPAVCFTDPELVTAGLTPEEAKASGEIKIGQYPFAANGRAMTKLGEDGFVRVVARADNHLVLGIQAVGQGVSELAAAFGLALEMGARLEDIAGTIHAHPTQGEGFQEAALKALGHALHI
- a CDS encoding saccharopine dehydrogenase family protein, giving the protein MKKIIVVGAGKIGSTIAGMLADSGDYHVTVIDRAAVQLAAAELPAGVEGLELDIAAPGALEAALAGAFAVLSAAPFHLTTRIAEAAAATGVHYLDLTEDVVSTRRVKELAKSGNSAFIPQCGLAPGFISIVANDLASRFDTLESVRMRVGALPQYPSNALNYNLTWSTDGVINEYCEPCEAIVEGELIEVPPLEEREEFSLDGVTYEAFNTSGGLGTLAETLKGKVRTLNYRTIRYPGHAAIMKALLNDLGLRHRRDVLKDIFESALPATLQDVVIVFVTVSGRRNGRLLQETYANKIYSQRIGNQVRSAIQITTASGICAVLDMLADGTLPATGFVKQENIALDAFLANRFGRAYAQHEMVSRLAS
- a CDS encoding Lrp/AsnC family transcriptional regulator; translated protein: MLSDAEQKLLSLLRANARASTTELARQLGVSRTTVQSRIERLEQRGIITGYGVRMAPDYEQGLVRAHVLLTVTPKLADKVVRALQALPPVRTLHSVSGNFDMIVIVDAPSIRDLDALLDEIGAMDGVERTSSSIILSTRIDR
- a CDS encoding aldo/keto reductase: MTATAPIRWGILGPGDIAKAFARGVAGSRTGTIVALGARNPGKAGLAETFPGARILDGYDALLADPEVDAVYIAIPHPGHAEWAIKAAEAGKHVLCEKPLALTAFEADAMIHAARKAGTFLGEAFMYRLHPQTAKLVELIKSGVIGDVRLMKSSFGFAMPGFMPEHRLYANDLAGGGILDVGGYPVSMVRLIAGAATGKPFAEPDKVVGTAHLGKSGVDEWASALLHFPGGIVAEVSCSISLKQDNVLRILGTKGRIEVPDFWFAGGGNRDGGPGRIDVILADDTRDTISVNETRHLYSFEVDAAGEAILAGKQEFAWPGMSWADSLGTLRVLDRWRAAVGLEYEIEKPAKRTNTISGRPLRTGGTAIGKRKIPGLSKPASVVALGFEDFRTFSSGAILLDAFFETGGNLFDTGYVYGAGYTETLLGQWLRNRGVREQSVIIAKGAHSPLCYPDVIGKQLAQSLDRLQTDHVDLYFMHRDNPDVPVGEFVDAMDAEVKAGRIRGPFGGSNWTMARMDEAIAYAERTGKQKPGVLSNNFSLAEMLEPIWAGCITSSTDDWKSWLTKRQMPNFAWSSQGRGFFTDRAGRDKQDNEELVRVWYSEKNFGRRDRAIELAQRLGKSPIHIALAYVLAQPFPSVPLIGPRTLDELEDSLKALDIKLSAEDVAWLDSGPERRRA